A genomic region of Castor canadensis chromosome 16, mCasCan1.hap1v2, whole genome shotgun sequence contains the following coding sequences:
- the Catsperg gene encoding cation channel sperm-associated auxiliary subunit gamma codes for MSTASPVWPTARVLRAPWVLLLVVLAPQRLVGDGDFYHCTWKVVLNRFHSVGLTNSTDRFLDQEPQDTVDGVFNMLVDSPVDPKEKYMGFPYYLKVNYTCDGQPSEDLVRQGHLMGMKPLVLVTFNPPVNFYRWKMEVLQIQMEAAPFRNKDECLAAEVCGMSWYTPMPIKNGSVVMRVEVSTNGLGPYIPPKSFYMNINGFLKRDWAQIARFTVGDELFKLESRYFENVSSRALRFTVDHSPVLILGGIPDEKIILMTDTNFEDFSIVELSIDSCWVGSHYCPQSGYSATILDVISTESTLFIRQNQLVYYFTGTYSTLYDKKAGSSGWVRVLASECIKKLCPVYFNSNGSEYLIALTMNKHEGYLYLGTIRDGHVSFEMLPKQASICELLKAGNCTIIWSVYISADFILQILVEKEVPNSTKKAHTLLRYDTVKEEMKVLYDLPEYIPDTHGLEFLMIVGTETFTTIPMTPKGMFFNNYNNQLFLWGNFLMQSYNEENFIYLSDFPHDSVIKYMVNSFQGDVVIVTESEDVWYLQEGSYRVYRLIPSTGWDIHRSLQMMLHSSFYANRETMITVFYEHGELFQLVYLKDDSTQRIVKRIVPVEKILLYQEHTHHKVKREGGYPRLTFADPCPFMVMRLRDLPNPQAYTREERYRARPPFVMDQSGFHNENSLAVYQGLVYYLLWLHSKYDKPYADPVHDPTWRWWKNKKHDQDYYFYLASNWRSTGGVHIDMESYEKIYDLKSKYTLPTRIFLDKGTMYNFTIFLTATGTSFYMPDELGSAFQVQSKLALSVVVADPNCIEALVKQEVLVNRNSVQFMVRLRDKRACYGQGISGHSLMKTSMMIKVVGSSGRCFKNTNQGLKTQGSLMVPVLIGCPLGKRLAFDITYTLEYNSQQNKHYFNCVNKDPEMPCFLFRDIFYPFFLIQDLVTGESGSFKGSYILKVVGGGSTLESIKDYTDDEIYRYNSPRDKTNSLIWNTKTKKATQDMEFHILSYESTGIEWLCLQNSPCHDTLPQNIFAPEFYFKVLVSNKGVDKSTYCDYKLIFLLHVHGLPLSGKRALYIIIVSFSIFLGLVSFYIIFCLVWPYVVNAWDNLRWKINNLMISESYYTYATSVGPYSMSSQVTFMEPIKELDNVPSKMVQDKAEPEPTSEKKPET; via the exons ATGTCCACAGCCAGCCCTGTGTGGCCCACAGCACGAGTCCTGCGGGCGCCGTGGGTACTGCTGCTGGTGGTCCTGGCGCCGCAGAGGCTGGTGGGGGACGGTGACTTCTACCACTGCACCTGGAAGGTGGTCCTGAACAGGTTCCACTCTGTAGGCCTGACCAACTCCACTGACCGCTTTCTTGATCAAGAGCCCCAGGATACAGTGGACGGCGTGTTCAACATGTTGGTGGACTCCCCTGTTGATCCTAAAGAG AAATACATGGGCTTCCCTTACTACCTGAAGGTCAACTACACCTGTGATGGACAG CCCTCTGAGGACCTTGTCCGCCAAGGCCACCTGATGGGGATGAAGCCCTTGGTGCTGGTCACCTTTAACCCCCCAGTCAACTTCTACCGTTGGAAGATGGAGGTCCTGCAGATCCAGATGGAAGCAGCCCCCTTTCGCAACAAAG ATGAGTGCTTGGCAGCGGAGGTGTGTGGCATGAGCTGGTACACACCCATGCCCATCAAGAATGGCAGCGTGGTCATGCGTGTGGAAGTCAGCACAAACGGCCTGGGGCCCTACATCCCCCCGAAAAG TTTCTATATGAACATCAATGGTTTCCTGAAGAGAGACTGGGCACAGATAGCCCGCTTCACTGTGGGAGATGAG CTCTTTAAACTGGAGTCCAGGTACTTTGAAAATGTCAGTTCAAGGGCTCTGAGGTTCACTGTGGACCATTCTCCTGTGCTCATCCTGGGTGGTATTCCTGACGAGAAGATCATCCTGATGACTGACACCAATTTTGAGGACTTCTCTATTGTGGAG CTGAGCATTGACAGCTGCTGGGTGGGCTCCCACTACTGCCCCCAGTCTGGCTACTCGGCTACCATCCTTGACGTCATCTCCACGGAGAGCACGCTGTTCATTCGGCAGAACCAGCTGGTATACTATTTCACAGGCACCTACTCCACGCTCTACGACAAAAAAGCCGGCAGCA GTGGCTGGGTTCGAGTCCTAGCCAGTGAGTGCATCAAGAAGCTGTGCCCTGTGTATTTCAATAGCAATGGCTCTGAGTACCTGATAGCTCTGACCATGAACAAGCATGAAGGTTATCTTTACCTGGGGACCATCAGAG ATGGTCATGTGTCCTTTGAGATGTTGCCCAAGCAAGCATCTATATGCGAGCTGCTAAAAG CTGGCAACTGCACCATCATCTGGTCAGTGTACATCTCCGCCGACTTCATCCTCCAGATCCTGGTGGAGAAAGAAGTCCCTAACTCCACTAAGAAGGCTCACACCCTGCTCCGCTATGATACAG tgaaagaagaaatgaaagtccTCTACGACCTCCCAGAATACATTCCTGATA CTCATGGCTTGGAGTTCCTGATGATTGTAGGAACAGAGACTTTCACCACCATTCCTATGACACCCAAGGGTATGTTCTTCAACAATTACAATAACCAGCTGTTTCTCTGGGGCAACTTCCTCATGCAAAG CTACAATGAAGAAAACTTCATCTACCTCTCAGATTTCCCCCACGACTCAGTCATCAAATACATGGTGAACTCATTCCAAGGGGACGTGGTTATAGTCACAGAGTCGGAGGAT GTCTGGTACCTTCAGGAGGGAAGCTACAGAGTGTACAGACTCATCCCATCCACTGGGTGGGACATCCACAGGAGTCTACAGATGATGCTTCACTCCTCTTTCTATGCTAACAGGGAGACCATGATCACTGTATTCTATGAACATGGCGAGCTGTTCCAG CTTGTGTACCTTAAAGACGACAGTACGCAGCGTATTGTCAAAAGGATTGTGCCTGTGGAAAAGATTCTGTTATACCAAGAACACACCCACCACAAAGTGAAACGGGAAGG GGGCTACCCAAGGCTCACCTTCGCTGACCCCTGTCCCTTCATGGTGATGCGCCTGCGGGACTTGCCTAACCCCCAGGCCTATACGCGGGAGGAACGCTACAGAGCCCGGCCACCATTTGTCATGGACCAATCAGGCTTTCACAACGAGAACTCCCTCGCGGTCTATCAAGGCCTGGTCTACTACCTTCTCTGGCTGCACTCCAAGTATGACAAG CCTTACGCGGACCCTGTGCATGATCCCACCTGGCGCTGgtggaaaaataagaaacatgaCCAG GATTATTATTTCTATCTGGCCAGCAACTGGCGGAGCACTGGCGGTGTGCACATTGACATGGAAAGCTACGAAAAGATCTATGACCTCAAATCCAAGTACACGCTGCCCACGCGCATTTTCCTGGACAAGGGCACTATGTACAACTTCACCATCTTCCTGACCGCCACCGGGACCTCCTTCTACATGCCTGACGAGCTCG GGTCTGCCTTCCAGGTGCAGAGCAAACTGGCACTGAGCGTGGTGGTGGCCGATCCAAACTGCATCGAGGCCTTAGTGAAGCAGGAAGTCCTTGTGAACCGGAACTCCGTGCAATTCATG GTGAGACTCAGGGATAAACGTGCCTGCTATGGACAGGGCATCAGCGGACATAGCCTCATGAAGACTTCCATGATGATCAAG GTGGTGGGTTCTTCTGGTCGCTGCTTCAAGAACACGAACCAAGGGCTGAAGACGCAA GGCAGCCTGATGGTGCCAGTGCTTATCGGCTGCCCCCTAGGCAAGCGCCTGGCCTTCGACATCACCTACACTCTCGAGTACAACAGCCAACAGAACAAACACTACTTCAACTGTGTGAACAAAGACCCCGAGATGCCCTGCTTTCTCTTCCGTGACA TCTTCTACCCTTTCTTCTTGATTCAAGATTTGGTGACAGGAGAGTCTGGCAGTTTTAAGGGCAG CTATATTCTGAAGGTGGTGGGTGGTGGGTCCACACTGGAGAGCATCAAGGACTACACAGATGATGAGATCTACCGCTATAACAGCCCACGGGACAA AACCAACAGCCTCATCTGGAACACAAAGACCAAAAAAGCCACCCAGGACATGGAGTTCCACATCCTGTCCTATGAGAGCACAGGCATCGA GTGGCTGTGTCTGCAGAACTCCCCGTGCCATGACACCCTCCCCCAAAACATCTTTGCCCCCGAGTTCTACTTCAAGGTGTTGGTGAGCAATAA AGGTGTGGACAAAAGCACATACTGTGACTACAAGCTCATCTTCCTGCTGCATGTTCACGGGCTCCCACTCAGTGGCAAGAGGGCCCTCTACATCATCATA GTGTCATTCAGCATTTTTTTGGGCCTGGTGAGCTTTTACATCATCTTCTGCCTTGTGTGGCCCTACGTGGTGAATGCTTGGGACAATCTGCGTTGGAAAATCAACAATTTGATGATCTCAGAGTCCTACTACACCTATGCCACCTCTGTCGGACCCTACAGCATGTCATCTCAGGTGACTTTCATGGAGCCCATCAAGGAGCTTGACAATGTTCCCTCCAAAATGGTACAGGACAAGGCTGAACCTGAACCAACGTCAGAGAAGAAGCCAGAGACGTGA